The proteins below come from a single Macrobrachium rosenbergii isolate ZJJX-2024 unplaced genomic scaffold, ASM4041242v1 13875, whole genome shotgun sequence genomic window:
- the LOC136837851 gene encoding uncharacterized protein: MSSSDLDTDDFLSIAVALEEKKRKKRSKWSKSWLLKRNDFSHTNLLEELRLKEPQDWFNYLRMDEDTFLELLSMVTPIIEKKDTKLREAISPHQRLAATLRFLATGKSYEDLKFSTCISPQALGHIIPETCDAIYRVLKPHYLKFPSSVAEWKAIAQQFENKWQFPNCCGALDGKHISITPPHDSGSYYWNYKGFNSVVLLALANANYEFIMCDVGTNGRISDGGVLENTKFGDLLSEGKLNLPEPAKPENSSRILPYVFIGDEAFALRKHFLKPYSSKDLTKEHRIFNYRLSRGRRIIENVFGIMTSRFRIFSSPINLKIANIEKVVLACCILHNFLRRKCSASYLPPENVSNDIGLGIENLTIPDVMLGDVALQPLERTHTRNPPQEAKEVRNQFMAYFMEEGAVPWQDKSVGN, from the exons ATGTCATCCTCAGACCTAGACACAGACGATTTTTTAAGCATTGCTGTTGCTCTCGAAGAGAAAAAACGTAAAAAGCGATCAAAGTGGAGCAAATCGTGGCTTTTAAAGAGAAATGATTTCTCGCATACCAATTTGCTAGAAGAACTTAGATTGAAAGAGCCCCAAGATTGGTTCAACTATCTGAGGATGGACGAAGATACGTTCCTAGAGCTTCTTTCCATGGTAACTCCTATTATTGAGAAGAAAGATACGAAACTTCGAGAAGCAATTTCTCCCCATCAGCGTCTAGCAGCCACATTACGCTTTTTAGCAACTGGGAAATCCTATGAAGATCTAAAATTCTCAACGTGTATTTCTCCACAAGCATTGGGACACATTATTCCTGAAACCTGTGATGCGATATACAGAGTGCTCAAACCCCATTACTTAAAG tTTCCTTCGAGTGTCGCAGAATGGAAAGCAATCGCAcaacaatttgaaaacaaatggcaatttccTAATTGTTGCGGGGCGCTTGACGGCAAGCACATAAGCATAACTCCTCCCCATGATTCCGGGTCTTATTACTGGAACTACAAAGGATTCAATAGTGTTGTGCTGTTGGCCCTTGCAAATGCCAACTATGAGTTTATTATGTGTGATGTTGGCACTAATGGGCGAATATCAGATGGAGGTGTGCTTGAGAACACAAAATTCGGAGACCTATTAAGCGAAGGGAAACTGAATTTGCCAGAGCCAGCTAAACCAGAAAATAGTAGCAGAATTTTGCCATATGTATTCATCGGAGATGAGGCTTTCGCGTTAAGGAAGCATTTTTTAAAGCCTTATTCCTCTAAAGACCTCACAAAGGAGCACAGAATATTTAACTATAGGCTctctagaggaagaagaataatcgAAAATGTATTTGGTATTATGACTTCAcgttttaggattttttcttcACCAATAAATCTAAAGATtgctaatatagaaaaagtagTATTAGCATGCTGCATTCTACATAACTTTTTGAGAAGAAAATGTAGTGCATCATATTTGCCGCCGGAAAATGTAAGCAATGATATAGGCCTAGGCATTGAAAACCTAACCATTCCTGATGTAATGCTCGGAGATGTTGCTCTACAACCTTTGGAAAGGACACATACCAGAAACCCTCCGCAAGAAGCTAAAGAAGTCAGGAATCAATTTATGGCTTATTTTATGGAAGAAGGTGCGGTTCCATGGCAAGACAAGTCAGTAGGAAACTAG
- the LOC136837852 gene encoding uncharacterized protein yields the protein MPGRSRSTIEEESFERDVLDETSVSSPTTVTIPTPAPSPTGSEASSSTSSKGCKNSQRDFYKLLSERLQKKQSSKFDAQVKAWAIQLDELPESTSMEVIRLVNDVLYKAKKGCINEMSHVVNGHLNPLSGTQPTGETQLASYFHNFSGNEFI from the exons ATGCCAGGACGCTCTAGGTCTACTATAGAGGAGGAAAGCTTTGAAAGAGATGTG cTGGATGAAACATCTGTTTCTTCACCAACAACTGTAACCATTCCCACTCCTGCTCCTTCTCCTACAGGCTCCGAAGCATCATCATCTACATCTTCTAAAGGATGCAAGAATTCACAGAGGGATTTTTATAAGTTACTCTCCGAGCGTCTCCAGAAAAAGCAAAGTAGTAAATTCGATGCTCAAGTTAAAGCTTGGGCAATCCAATTGGACGAACTCCCAGAAAGCACTTCGATGGAGGTTATTCGTCTGGTGAATGATGTTTTGTACAAGGCCAAAAAAGGATGCATTAATGAAATGTCCCATGTTGTCAATGGACACCTCAATCCTCTTTCTGGGACCCAACCTACAGGAGAGACCCAACTTGCATCATATTTCCATAACTTCTCTGGTAATGAATTCATATag